The Nitrososphaerales archaeon genome contains a region encoding:
- a CDS encoding aspartate/glutamate racemase family protein translates to MDNRPIAVFDSGVGSLSVIRLLRKEIPGESIVYLADRARYPYGKKTKEQLKSIIIQTLKYLERFGPKIIIVASITPSIQVLRECKVYTNIPVFGVYLNIEEAVSLSKSKFIALLATEGITQSTALDDYVKPFIMTTRIINVNASPIIDVVESGKFLEDYGLVKETISNNTAAISSNPKIDVIILGSTHLSMIKEHISSVYQKVQLVDPAVNTVRHVKTYLRHQDVAAQNNGIMRILVSKNTRQFETIVRALGIQERVEEVNLDLKINY, encoded by the coding sequence ATGGATAACAGGCCCATTGCCGTGTTCGATTCTGGCGTAGGTTCCCTCTCTGTTATACGATTGTTAAGAAAGGAAATTCCCGGCGAATCAATAGTGTATCTAGCTGACAGAGCACGATATCCATATGGTAAGAAAACGAAAGAACAGTTGAAATCGATAATTATACAGACTTTGAAATATCTAGAAAGGTTTGGTCCTAAAATAATAATTGTTGCTTCCATAACACCATCAATACAGGTTTTAAGAGAATGCAAAGTATACACAAACATTCCAGTGTTTGGTGTATATCTAAATATTGAGGAAGCTGTTTCACTTTCAAAGTCAAAATTTATTGCATTACTTGCTACAGAAGGGATAACACAGAGTACAGCACTTGATGATTATGTCAAACCCTTCATCATGACTACAAGGATAATCAATGTCAATGCATCACCAATCATAGATGTAGTTGAATCCGGAAAGTTTCTAGAAGACTATGGTCTTGTAAAGGAGACTATATCAAATAATACAGCCGCCATAAGTTCCAATCCAAAAATAGATGTCATAATATTGGGGAGCACACACCTATCAATGATCAAAGAACACATTTCAAGTGTTTATCAGAAAGTACAATTGGTTGATCCTGCTGTCAATACCGTAAGACATGTAAAGACATACCTGCGCCATCAGGATGTAGCTGCGCAGAATAATGGTATTATGCGGATCCTTGTGTCCAAAAACACACGTCAATTCGAAACGATTGTAAGAGCTCTTGGCATACAGGAACGGGTTGAAGAAGTGAACCTTGATCTTAAGATCAACTATTAA